A genomic segment from Actinoplanes sichuanensis encodes:
- a CDS encoding SDR family NAD(P)-dependent oxidoreductase: MSAVPRNLVMGLCPTGEPNPGLVAAVARGGGLGVLDLGHRPAEARQALAETVRRTPGGFAVRPGPGCPLTPADLPDEVRAIVIDAPALDLLPAWAPVTGGRPVLVQIVSEPEARTALAAGAAGLVARGSEAGGRIGSLTAFVLFQTLMAALPDTPVWVAGGIGPHTAAAVVAGGGAGVVLDGQLALVAEVDLPHRVASAIRAMDGTETVVVDGHRVYTRPDLPIAALAAAPGGVPARLGLRDLHRQLLPLGAEAAFARPLAERHRSAAAVVRAMGEAAVEGVTTAVAGRLVVQGPMTRVSDQAAFAAAVAEGGGLPFLALALMDGEQTARLLAGAGELLGDRPWGVGLLGFSPPEVRSAQLDAVLAVRPPYAVIAGGRPDQAAPLDAAGITTYLHVPSPGLLDRFLGQGARRFVFEGSECGGHVGPRASFPLWQSQVDRLLAFDEDLGDVRVLFAGGIHDERSAAMVAALAAPLVARGAQIGVLMGTAYLFTEEAVGAGAIVPAFQRVAVETAETVLLETSPGHATRCARTGYVETFALARQRLAETGASVQDSWAELERLNLGRLRVASKGLRRQDGELRAVDGETQRRDGMYMIGDVATLRSATTTIAELHRQVTDGADALLSRRAAALAPAPAVVREPEPLDIAIVGMACVLPQAEDLATFWHNTVTGLDAVTEIPAGRWDVGRYFDPDAYRRARRDATPSKWGGFLPRIAFDALAYGIPPTSLASIEPVQLLALEVAARALADAGYADRPFARDRASVIFGAEAGHDLATAYGFRALLPGYLGDLPPELDAHLPTVTEDSFPGVLSNVIAGRIANRLDLGGVNFTVDAACAASLAALDLACKELTAGTSDLVLCGAADLHNGIYDYLMFAAVRALSPSGRCATFDAEADGIALGEGVACVALKRLADAERDGDRVYAVIKAVAGSSDGRSLGLTAPRPQGQRLALDRAYGAAGLSVADVGLVEAHGTGTVVGDRTELAVLTEVFAEAGAAPGSTALGSVKSQVGHTKCAAGLAGLIKAAYAVHTGVRPPTLHLGAPNPYWDSATSPFGFDRTARPWARPPAERIAGVSAFGFGGTNFHAVVAGYDGGGEPAHGLDEWPAELFLVRGADRAAATRHLDRLTALIGANDTAGRPWRLRDLAWTLAAGTDADQPVQVAIVAHDLDGLTAALAPARDFTADARLGVYVHDGTGPGRVAFLFPGQGSQRPGMLGDLFVAFPRLRAALSGPATRYADVMFPPAAFDPATERAQRAALADTRVAQPALGLADLAAYRLLTTLGVRPDQLAGHSYGEVVALTAAGALDPADLVGLSAARAEAILAAAGDDPGAMAAVAAPADRVREVLAAHPDVVLANHNAPAQTVISGPTAAVEAALGTLTDLRIGAKRLPVACAFHSPVVAAGAVTFGAELAARQVTTPAVEVWSNTDAAPYPEQPDRIRALLARQIADPVRFAEQIEAMYAAGARTFVEVGPGDVLTRLVRGILGDRPHLAVALDRDGEPGLPRLLRVLAELAVTGVPVEPEPLFAGRDAAIVSVDAVPARPGWTVDGHLVRTADGRPLPGGLRPAEVVVTAPAPAAPAAERDAAVLEFLRGARELVATQREVMLGYLGASPTAPAPLEVPVPVVVAEPVAVTQPPVPVPVAEPEQRDVLALVVATVSERTGYPPEMLDPNLDLEADLSVDSIKRTELIGELADRLGFGGAAGRIDESVIEELARIKTIRGIADWIETRTETTVPAANRRSTTDTPTPADAALQRFAVQVQPMAPLPAGTPGAPAGRRIAIVADGRGIGLELADLLDDVGAAGEVHDGTGGLPDADGLVYLAGLGPEPAPGVPEVFDLVRRAVLGGIRSLIVVTGSAGTFGHGWAGDPATDPAPGAGLRGLIRTVAREYPDLLVRAVDVDPKEAPRKIARHLLDELSAVDGPVVVGYTNGTRNTLRVAGEPADGPVDVAGACRAAGLGPDSVVLLTGGARGITSAFATALADASGCHVELVGRTPLGLQEPDPLVMAADGEPGLRRLLAERGMRDPAEIGTAARRLAAQREIRLTLDRLAGTAASVRYTALDVRDAAAVARFVADVRDRHGRLDTIVHGAGLCEDRLIADKTPESFERVFGTKVDGARAIVAAAPPDLAHLVVFGSVSGVFGNRGQADYSAANDALDTLARTWRHGQVARRVLSVDWGPWAPQAGGMVTPELAREYARRGVGMIDPAEGVAALLAELAWGPADRCQVGFLNAPLETFE, from the coding sequence ATGTCAGCCGTACCCCGCAATCTCGTGATGGGTCTGTGCCCCACCGGAGAACCCAATCCCGGCCTCGTCGCCGCCGTCGCCCGCGGTGGCGGGCTCGGCGTCCTCGACCTCGGCCACCGCCCGGCCGAGGCCCGGCAGGCCCTCGCCGAGACGGTCCGCCGGACACCCGGCGGGTTCGCGGTCCGGCCCGGGCCCGGCTGCCCGCTGACCCCGGCCGACCTGCCGGACGAGGTGCGCGCGATCGTCATCGACGCCCCCGCGCTCGACCTGCTCCCGGCCTGGGCTCCGGTGACCGGCGGCCGCCCGGTCCTGGTCCAGATCGTGTCCGAGCCGGAAGCGCGCACGGCGCTCGCCGCGGGCGCGGCCGGGCTGGTCGCGCGCGGCAGCGAAGCGGGCGGCCGGATCGGGTCGCTCACCGCGTTCGTGCTGTTCCAGACGCTGATGGCGGCCCTGCCGGACACGCCGGTCTGGGTGGCCGGCGGGATCGGCCCGCACACCGCCGCGGCCGTCGTCGCCGGTGGCGGTGCCGGGGTGGTCCTCGACGGCCAGCTGGCGCTGGTCGCCGAGGTCGACCTGCCGCACCGGGTGGCCTCCGCGATCCGGGCCATGGACGGCACCGAGACCGTCGTCGTCGACGGGCACCGCGTCTACACGCGCCCCGACCTGCCGATCGCCGCACTGGCCGCCGCACCGGGCGGTGTTCCGGCCCGCCTCGGTCTGCGCGACCTGCACCGGCAGTTGCTGCCGCTCGGCGCCGAAGCCGCCTTCGCCCGGCCGCTCGCCGAACGCCACCGGTCCGCGGCGGCCGTGGTCCGCGCGATGGGCGAGGCCGCCGTCGAGGGGGTGACCACGGCGGTCGCCGGGCGGCTCGTCGTACAGGGCCCGATGACCCGGGTCAGCGACCAGGCCGCCTTCGCCGCCGCGGTGGCCGAGGGCGGCGGGCTGCCGTTCCTGGCGCTCGCTCTGATGGACGGCGAACAGACCGCACGACTGCTGGCGGGCGCCGGTGAACTGCTGGGCGACCGCCCGTGGGGTGTCGGGCTGCTCGGCTTCTCGCCGCCCGAGGTGCGATCGGCCCAACTCGACGCGGTCCTCGCGGTGCGTCCGCCGTACGCCGTCATCGCCGGCGGGCGGCCGGACCAGGCCGCGCCGCTCGACGCCGCCGGGATCACCACGTACCTGCACGTGCCGTCACCGGGCCTGCTCGACCGGTTCCTCGGCCAGGGCGCGCGCCGGTTCGTCTTCGAGGGCTCCGAGTGCGGTGGCCACGTCGGGCCGCGGGCGAGTTTCCCGCTGTGGCAGAGCCAGGTGGACCGGCTGCTCGCCTTCGACGAGGACCTCGGCGACGTCCGGGTGCTGTTCGCCGGTGGCATCCACGACGAACGGTCCGCGGCGATGGTGGCCGCACTGGCCGCCCCGCTCGTCGCCCGCGGCGCGCAGATCGGCGTCCTGATGGGCACCGCCTACCTGTTCACCGAGGAGGCGGTCGGCGCCGGCGCGATCGTCCCGGCGTTCCAGCGGGTGGCCGTGGAGACCGCCGAGACGGTACTGCTGGAGACCTCGCCCGGGCACGCCACCCGCTGCGCCCGCACCGGGTATGTCGAGACGTTCGCCCTGGCCCGGCAGCGGCTCGCCGAGACCGGCGCGAGCGTGCAGGACAGCTGGGCCGAGCTGGAACGGCTGAACCTCGGCCGGCTGCGGGTGGCCAGCAAGGGCCTGCGCCGCCAGGACGGTGAACTCCGTGCGGTCGACGGCGAGACTCAGCGACGCGATGGCATGTACATGATCGGCGACGTGGCCACCCTGCGGTCGGCCACCACCACGATCGCGGAACTGCACCGGCAGGTCACCGACGGCGCGGACGCGCTGCTCAGCCGACGGGCGGCGGCCCTCGCACCCGCTCCGGCGGTCGTTCGGGAACCCGAACCGCTCGACATCGCCATCGTCGGCATGGCCTGCGTGCTGCCGCAGGCCGAGGACCTCGCCACCTTCTGGCACAACACGGTGACCGGCCTGGACGCGGTGACCGAGATCCCGGCCGGGCGATGGGACGTCGGCCGCTACTTCGACCCCGACGCCTACCGGCGGGCCCGGCGCGACGCGACACCGTCCAAGTGGGGCGGGTTCCTTCCGCGGATCGCCTTCGACGCCCTGGCGTACGGCATACCGCCGACCAGCCTGGCGAGCATCGAGCCCGTACAACTGCTGGCCCTCGAGGTGGCCGCCCGAGCCCTGGCCGACGCCGGTTACGCCGACCGGCCGTTCGCCCGCGACCGCGCCTCGGTCATCTTCGGTGCCGAGGCCGGTCACGACCTGGCCACCGCCTACGGATTCCGGGCGCTGCTGCCCGGCTACCTCGGTGACCTGCCGCCGGAACTCGACGCCCACCTGCCGACGGTGACCGAGGACTCGTTCCCCGGTGTGCTGTCCAACGTGATCGCCGGGCGGATCGCCAACCGGCTCGACCTGGGTGGCGTCAACTTCACCGTCGACGCCGCCTGCGCCGCCTCACTCGCCGCCCTCGACCTGGCCTGCAAGGAGTTGACCGCCGGCACCAGCGACCTGGTCCTGTGCGGTGCCGCCGACCTGCACAACGGCATCTACGACTACCTGATGTTCGCCGCGGTCCGGGCCCTGTCGCCGTCGGGGCGGTGCGCCACGTTCGACGCCGAGGCCGACGGGATCGCGCTCGGCGAGGGTGTCGCCTGTGTGGCCCTGAAACGGCTGGCCGACGCCGAACGCGACGGCGACCGGGTGTACGCGGTGATCAAGGCGGTCGCCGGGTCCAGTGACGGGCGGTCGCTCGGGCTGACCGCGCCACGGCCGCAGGGGCAGCGCCTGGCCCTGGACCGGGCCTACGGCGCGGCCGGGCTGTCGGTCGCCGACGTGGGGCTGGTCGAGGCGCACGGCACCGGCACGGTGGTCGGGGACCGTACCGAACTGGCGGTGCTCACCGAGGTGTTCGCCGAGGCCGGAGCGGCGCCCGGGAGCACCGCGCTGGGCTCGGTGAAGTCGCAGGTCGGGCACACCAAATGCGCCGCCGGGCTGGCCGGGCTGATCAAGGCCGCGTACGCCGTACACACCGGGGTCCGGCCGCCGACCCTGCACTTGGGCGCCCCGAACCCGTACTGGGACAGCGCGACCAGCCCGTTCGGGTTCGACCGGACCGCCCGTCCGTGGGCCCGCCCGCCGGCCGAGCGGATCGCCGGGGTCAGCGCGTTCGGGTTCGGCGGCACCAACTTCCACGCCGTGGTCGCCGGCTACGACGGTGGCGGCGAACCGGCCCACGGCCTCGACGAGTGGCCGGCCGAACTGTTCCTGGTCCGGGGCGCCGACCGGGCCGCCGCCACCCGGCACCTCGACCGGCTCACCGCCCTGATCGGCGCGAACGACACCGCCGGGCGGCCGTGGCGGCTGCGCGACCTGGCCTGGACACTGGCCGCGGGAACCGACGCGGACCAGCCGGTGCAGGTCGCGATCGTGGCCCACGATCTGGACGGGCTCACCGCGGCCCTGGCGCCCGCCCGAGACTTCACCGCCGACGCGCGCCTCGGCGTGTACGTGCACGACGGCACCGGACCGGGCCGGGTCGCGTTCCTCTTCCCCGGTCAGGGCAGCCAACGGCCCGGGATGCTGGGCGACCTGTTCGTGGCGTTCCCACGGCTGCGGGCGGCGCTCAGCGGGCCCGCCACCAGGTACGCCGACGTGATGTTCCCGCCCGCCGCCTTCGACCCGGCCACCGAACGGGCCCAGCGGGCGGCGCTGGCCGACACCCGGGTCGCGCAGCCCGCCCTCGGCCTCGCCGACTTGGCCGCATACCGGCTGCTCACCACCCTGGGCGTGCGCCCCGATCAGCTCGCCGGGCACAGCTACGGCGAGGTGGTGGCGCTGACCGCGGCCGGCGCCCTGGACCCGGCCGACCTGGTCGGACTCAGCGCCGCCCGGGCCGAGGCGATCCTCGCCGCGGCCGGCGACGACCCCGGCGCGATGGCCGCCGTCGCCGCACCGGCCGACCGGGTCCGCGAGGTGCTCGCCGCCCACCCCGACGTCGTCCTGGCCAACCACAACGCGCCCGCCCAGACCGTGATCTCCGGGCCGACCGCCGCCGTCGAAGCCGCCCTCGGCACCCTCACCGACCTGCGGATCGGCGCGAAACGGCTGCCGGTGGCGTGCGCGTTCCACAGCCCGGTGGTCGCCGCCGGCGCGGTGACCTTCGGAGCGGAACTCGCCGCCCGCCAGGTCACCACACCGGCCGTCGAGGTCTGGAGCAACACCGACGCCGCGCCCTACCCGGAGCAGCCCGACCGGATCCGCGCGCTGCTGGCCCGCCAGATCGCCGACCCGGTCCGCTTCGCCGAGCAGATCGAGGCGATGTACGCCGCAGGCGCCCGCACCTTCGTCGAGGTCGGCCCCGGCGACGTCCTCACCCGACTGGTCCGGGGCATCCTCGGCGACCGGCCCCACCTCGCCGTCGCCCTCGACCGCGACGGGGAACCGGGCCTGCCCCGACTGTTGCGGGTGCTCGCCGAACTCGCGGTCACCGGCGTCCCGGTCGAACCGGAGCCGCTGTTCGCCGGACGTGACGCCGCGATCGTGTCCGTCGACGCCGTTCCGGCCCGGCCCGGGTGGACCGTCGACGGCCACCTGGTCCGCACCGCCGACGGACGGCCGCTGCCCGGTGGGCTACGCCCCGCCGAGGTCGTGGTGACCGCACCCGCCCCGGCCGCCCCGGCCGCCGAACGGGACGCGGCCGTGCTGGAGTTCCTGCGCGGCGCCCGGGAGTTGGTCGCCACCCAGCGCGAGGTGATGCTCGGCTACCTGGGTGCTTCGCCGACCGCCCCGGCCCCGCTCGAGGTGCCGGTACCGGTCGTGGTGGCCGAGCCGGTCGCCGTGACCCAGCCGCCGGTGCCGGTTCCGGTCGCCGAACCCGAGCAGCGCGACGTGCTGGCACTGGTCGTGGCGACGGTCAGCGAACGGACCGGTTATCCGCCGGAGATGCTCGACCCGAACCTGGACCTGGAGGCCGACCTGTCGGTCGACTCGATCAAGCGGACCGAGCTGATCGGTGAACTGGCCGACCGGCTCGGATTCGGTGGCGCGGCCGGTCGGATCGACGAGTCGGTGATCGAGGAACTGGCCCGGATCAAGACCATCCGCGGCATCGCCGACTGGATCGAGACACGCACCGAGACCACCGTCCCGGCCGCGAACCGTCGCTCGACCACCGACACGCCTACCCCGGCCGACGCCGCGTTGCAACGGTTCGCCGTTCAGGTGCAGCCGATGGCGCCGCTACCCGCCGGGACGCCCGGTGCGCCGGCCGGACGCCGGATCGCGATCGTCGCCGACGGGCGGGGGATCGGCCTGGAACTGGCCGACCTGCTCGATGACGTCGGCGCCGCCGGTGAGGTTCATGACGGCACCGGCGGCCTGCCCGACGCCGACGGGCTCGTCTACCTCGCCGGGCTCGGTCCGGAACCGGCGCCCGGCGTCCCGGAGGTCTTCGACCTGGTGCGGCGGGCCGTCCTCGGCGGCATCCGGTCGCTGATCGTGGTCACCGGGTCGGCCGGCACCTTCGGGCACGGCTGGGCCGGTGACCCGGCCACCGATCCGGCGCCCGGCGCGGGTCTGCGCGGCCTGATCCGGACCGTCGCCCGGGAATACCCCGATCTTCTGGTACGGGCGGTCGACGTCGACCCCAAGGAGGCGCCCCGCAAGATCGCCCGGCACCTGCTCGACGAACTCTCGGCGGTGGACGGGCCGGTCGTCGTCGGATACACCAACGGCACCCGCAACACGCTGCGGGTGGCCGGTGAACCGGCGGACGGGCCGGTGGACGTCGCCGGAGCCTGTCGCGCCGCCGGTCTCGGGCCCGACTCGGTGGTGCTGCTGACCGGCGGCGCCCGTGGCATCACCTCGGCCTTCGCCACAGCGCTCGCCGACGCCTCAGGTTGTCATGTCGAGCTCGTCGGCCGTACCCCCCTCGGTTTGCAGGAACCGGACCCGCTGGTGATGGCCGCCGACGGTGAGCCCGGACTGCGTCGCCTCCTCGCCGAACGCGGCATGCGCGACCCGGCCGAGATCGGTACCGCCGCCCGTCGTCTCGCCGCGCAACGGGAGATCCGGCTGACCCTCGATCGGCTCGCCGGAACCGCCGCGTCGGTGCGGTACACGGCGCTCGACGTGCGCGACGCCGCCGCGGTGGCCCGGTTCGTCGCCGACGTCCGCGACCGGCACGGCCGCCTCGACACGATCGTGCACGGCGCCGGGCTGTGCGAGGACAGACTGATCGCCGACAAGACCCCCGAGTCGTTCGAGCGGGTCTTCGGTACCAAGGTCGACGGTGCCCGGGCGATCGTCGCCGCCGCCCCGCCGGATCTGGCGCACCTGGTGGTGTTCGGCAGCGTGTCCGGTGTGTTCGGCAACCGGGGCCAGGCCGACTACTCCGCCGCCAACGACGCCCTGGACACCCTGGCCCGCACCTGGCGGCACGGGCAGGTCGCCCGCCGGGTGCTGTCGGTGGACTGGGGTCCGTGGGCGCCGCAGGCCGGCGGCATGGTCACCCCCGAGCTGGCCCGGGAGTACGCGCGCCGCGGCGTCGGCATGATCGACCCGGCCGAGGGAGTGGCCGCGCTACTGGCCGAGCTGGCCTGGGGACCCGCCGACAGGTGCCAGGTCGGGTTCCTGAACGCGCCGCTGGAGACCTTCGAGTGA
- a CDS encoding beta-ketoacyl synthase N-terminal-like domain-containing protein: MSAVAIVGMGAVFPGAADTGQFWRNIVAGVDATGEVPVSRWDPAVFYDPQAYHRPPVADRFYCRRGGFVDDVASFDPTRFGIMPAAVAGTDPDQLLTLRAAAEAIEDAGGVDTLPDRSRIGVIIGRGGYLTPGMARLDQRVRTVTQLLSTLRELVPGLSEGRLGEVREQFLAALGPESPDASIGLVPNFAAARVANRFDLRGPSYTVDAACASGLLAVDAAVRELTSGRCDAVLAGAVHVCHDPTLWSVFSQLRALSPSERIRPFDRRADGTLMAEGTGVVVLKRHADAVAAGDRIYAVVRGVGVAGDGRASSLVNPSPDGQVLAVERAWAAAGLDPSAPEALGLVEAHGTATPVGDAAELTTLARVFGGDGPPIGLGTVKSMIGHAMPAAGMAGLIKAALAVHHGVLPPTLHVDEPHPALAATRCRPVTAAEPWESAGPRRAGVNAFGFGGINAHIVLEEPAGGPRTSGAAPADGAGGPRDVVESVLLLAADSRDALAAQLAGTDDVLLARAVTAPAGAGACRLAIVAPTPRRLALARKVVERGLPWRGREDIWFTTEPLLAGEGTLAFLFPGFEPEFAPRVTDIARHLGHPRPRLTGGTELHSRGADVVAVGRFLAEALGELGMAPDLVAGHSLGEWTAMVAAGSYRAEAVDRFVASLRPGSVAIPEVDYAAVGCAADRALALAAEPDVVVSHDNCPHQSVLCGPPEAIRAGLDRLRAAGVLGEVLAFRSGFHTPMATPYLAEVRASFAVLPLNRPHTPVWSATTLEPYPAEPDEVRELLVRHLLEPVRFRQLLERLHDTGVRGFVQVGPGSLTGFVGDTLGRREHLSIAAHVPGRGGVAQLRRVAAALWVEGRSPRWDRLPAATKTTAVAPVRLALGAPPVRLAGTVPPLIPQPAATRLPATDHPVLAALAATLTDTAAAAQEISEAWLTPAAFPAPHSKAAPTTVAARPTDAAVTSTVECSLDAMPWLTDHSLIPQAEGWPDPADRFPVVPLTGLLELMADAAGKASPGRTVIGLEQVRVRRWLAVAPPVTATIRADITDKTKVKVTIEGYASSTVLLAPAHPPAPPADTTPLRDERPAPIDATRLYHDGWMFHGPAYAGITSLDTVATDGIRGELTALPAPGALLDAAGQLIGHWMQVSADVDQVVFPIGIGAVRWYGPPPTAGERLHCTARITELTADRMRADAELRTVDGRVRVTITDWATHRFSTDERMWQLKQHPGETGAAEPQPDGWCLVRERWPDTATRELVMRRYLVTAERADYAARSPIAQRDWLLGRVAVKDAVRELLWRRGPAALFPCQIRVGDDADGRPWARGPAGEDVHVSLAHAGRLAVGIAAEHGPVGIDIEPVADRAIADVALTEAETALVEAAPDRPELLIRLWTAKEAVAKAIGTGLAGRPRRFAVTDVDGSGCTVTVDGRRWPVRHRILDEPGGRYVVAWTTAPPNRGGTP; this comes from the coding sequence GTGAGCGCGGTCGCGATCGTCGGGATGGGTGCGGTGTTTCCCGGCGCGGCCGACACCGGTCAGTTCTGGCGCAACATCGTGGCCGGGGTGGACGCGACCGGTGAGGTTCCGGTCTCCCGCTGGGATCCGGCGGTCTTCTACGACCCGCAGGCCTACCACCGGCCGCCGGTCGCGGACCGGTTCTACTGCCGGCGCGGCGGGTTCGTCGACGACGTCGCGTCGTTCGACCCGACCCGGTTCGGGATCATGCCCGCCGCGGTCGCCGGCACCGACCCGGACCAGCTGCTCACCCTGCGGGCCGCGGCCGAGGCGATCGAGGACGCCGGCGGCGTGGACACGCTGCCGGACCGGTCCCGGATCGGCGTGATCATCGGCCGGGGCGGCTACCTGACACCCGGCATGGCCCGGCTCGACCAGCGGGTCCGTACGGTCACCCAACTGCTGTCCACGCTGCGCGAACTCGTGCCCGGACTGTCCGAGGGCCGGCTCGGCGAGGTGCGCGAACAGTTTCTGGCCGCACTCGGACCGGAGAGCCCGGACGCCTCGATCGGGCTGGTGCCGAACTTCGCGGCGGCCCGCGTCGCCAACCGGTTCGACCTGCGCGGACCGTCCTACACCGTGGACGCGGCCTGCGCCTCCGGACTGCTCGCGGTCGACGCCGCGGTACGGGAACTGACGTCCGGCCGCTGCGACGCCGTCCTCGCCGGTGCCGTGCACGTCTGCCACGACCCGACGCTGTGGAGCGTGTTCAGCCAGTTGCGGGCACTCAGCCCCAGCGAGCGGATCCGGCCCTTCGACAGGCGGGCCGACGGCACCCTGATGGCCGAGGGCACCGGTGTGGTGGTGCTCAAACGGCACGCCGACGCGGTCGCGGCCGGGGACCGGATCTACGCGGTGGTCCGCGGGGTCGGAGTGGCCGGTGACGGGCGGGCGTCGAGCCTGGTCAACCCCAGCCCGGACGGGCAGGTGCTCGCCGTCGAGCGGGCGTGGGCGGCGGCCGGACTGGACCCGTCGGCACCGGAGGCGCTCGGGCTCGTCGAAGCCCACGGCACGGCCACCCCGGTCGGGGACGCCGCCGAGTTGACCACGCTGGCCCGGGTGTTCGGCGGCGACGGGCCACCGATCGGGCTGGGCACGGTCAAGTCGATGATCGGGCACGCCATGCCCGCGGCCGGGATGGCCGGACTGATCAAGGCGGCCCTCGCGGTCCATCACGGGGTGCTTCCACCGACCCTGCACGTCGACGAACCGCATCCGGCTCTCGCGGCCACCCGCTGCCGTCCGGTGACCGCGGCCGAGCCCTGGGAGTCGGCCGGGCCGCGCCGGGCCGGGGTGAACGCGTTCGGCTTCGGCGGCATCAACGCCCATATCGTCCTGGAGGAGCCCGCGGGCGGTCCGCGCACTTCCGGTGCCGCCCCGGCCGACGGTGCCGGCGGTCCCCGCGACGTCGTCGAGTCGGTCCTGTTGCTCGCCGCGGACAGCCGGGACGCGCTCGCCGCGCAGCTCGCGGGCACGGATGACGTGCTCCTGGCGCGAGCGGTGACCGCGCCGGCCGGTGCCGGGGCGTGCCGACTGGCGATCGTCGCACCGACACCGCGCCGCCTCGCCCTGGCCCGCAAGGTCGTCGAGCGTGGCCTGCCGTGGCGGGGCCGGGAGGACATCTGGTTCACCACCGAGCCCCTGCTCGCCGGCGAGGGGACCCTGGCGTTCCTGTTTCCCGGCTTCGAACCGGAGTTCGCACCCCGGGTCACCGACATCGCCCGACATCTCGGGCATCCGCGGCCGCGTCTCACCGGCGGCACCGAACTGCATTCACGCGGCGCCGACGTGGTCGCGGTGGGCCGGTTCCTGGCTGAGGCCCTGGGTGAACTCGGCATGGCCCCGGACCTGGTGGCCGGGCACAGCCTGGGGGAGTGGACCGCGATGGTGGCGGCCGGCAGCTACCGGGCCGAGGCCGTCGACCGGTTCGTGGCGTCGCTGCGCCCGGGCTCGGTGGCGATTCCGGAGGTCGACTACGCCGCCGTCGGATGCGCCGCCGACCGGGCTCTCGCGCTCGCCGCCGAACCCGACGTGGTCGTCTCGCACGACAACTGCCCGCACCAGTCGGTGCTCTGCGGCCCACCGGAGGCGATCCGGGCCGGTCTCGACCGGTTGCGGGCCGCCGGGGTGCTCGGCGAGGTGCTGGCGTTCCGGTCCGGATTCCACACCCCGATGGCGACGCCCTACCTGGCCGAGGTGCGGGCCTCGTTCGCGGTGCTGCCCCTGAACCGGCCGCACACCCCGGTCTGGTCGGCGACCACCCTGGAGCCCTACCCCGCTGAACCAGACGAAGTACGCGAACTGCTCGTCCGTCACCTGCTGGAGCCGGTCCGCTTCCGGCAACTGCTGGAACGCCTGCACGACACCGGTGTCCGCGGGTTCGTCCAGGTCGGTCCGGGCAGCCTGACCGGTTTCGTCGGCGACACCCTCGGCCGTCGCGAGCACCTGTCGATCGCCGCGCACGTGCCGGGGCGCGGCGGCGTCGCCCAGCTGCGTCGGGTGGCCGCCGCGCTCTGGGTGGAAGGACGTTCGCCCAGGTGGGACCGGCTGCCCGCGGCGACGAAGACGACGGCTGTCGCCCCCGTCCGGCTGGCGCTGGGTGCGCCGCCGGTGCGTCTGGCGGGCACCGTGCCGCCGCTGATCCCGCAACCGGCCGCGACCAGGCTGCCCGCCACCGACCATCCGGTGCTCGCCGCGCTCGCCGCGACGCTCACCGACACGGCCGCCGCGGCCCAGGAGATCTCCGAAGCCTGGCTCACCCCGGCGGCATTCCCGGCGCCGCATTCGAAGGCCGCGCCGACGACGGTGGCCGCGCGGCCGACCGACGCTGCGGTGACCAGCACCGTGGAATGCTCGCTGGACGCCATGCCCTGGCTGACCGATCACAGCCTGATCCCGCAGGCCGAGGGCTGGCCCGACCCGGCCGACAGGTTCCCGGTGGTTCCGCTGACCGGTCTGCTGGAGCTGATGGCCGACGCCGCCGGTAAGGCATCCCCCGGCCGCACGGTCATCGGCCTGGAACAGGTCCGCGTCCGCCGCTGGCTGGCGGTCGCCCCACCGGTCACCGCCACGATCAGGGCCGACATCACCGACAAGACCAAGGTCAAGGTCACCATCGAGGGGTACGCCTCGAGCACCGTCCTGCTGGCCCCGGCCCATCCACCCGCCCCACCGGCCGACACCACCCCACTGCGGGACGAACGTCCGGCCCCCATCGACGCGACCAGGCTCTACCACGACGGTTGGATGTTCCACGGCCCCGCCTACGCCGGCATCACGAGCCTCGACACGGTCGCCACCGACGGCATCCGCGGCGAACTGACCGCCCTACCGGCCCCCGGCGCTCTGCTCGACGCGGCGGGCCAGCTGATCGGCCACTGGATGCAGGTCAGCGCCGACGTCGACCAGGTGGTGTTCCCGATCGGCATCGGCGCGGTCCGCTGGTACGGCCCGCCCCCGACCGCCGGGGAACGGCTGCACTGCACCGCCCGCATCACCGAGCTGACCGCCGACCGGATGCGAGCCGACGCCGAGTTGCGGACCGTCGACGGCCGGGTCCGCGTCACGATCACCGACTGGGCGACCCACCGCTTCTCCACCGACGAACGGATGTGGCAGCTCAAACAGCACCCCGGCGAGACCGGCGCCGCCGAACCGCAACCGGACGGCTGGTGCCTGGTCCGCGAACGCTGGCCGGACACCGCGACCCGCGAACTGGTGATGCGCCGCTACCTGGTGACCGCCGAACGCGCCGACTACGCCGCCCGTTCCCCGATCGCCCAGCGTGACTGGCTGCTCGGCCGGGTGGCGGTGAAGGACGCCGTACGCGAACTGCTCTGGCGCCGTGGCCCCGCCGCCCTGTTCCCGTGCCAGATCCGGGTCGGTGACGACGCCGACGGCCGCCCGTGGGCCCGCGGCCCGGCCGGCGAGGACGTCCACGTCTCGCTCGCCCACGCCGGCCGCCTGGCGGTCGGCATCGCCGCCGAACACGGCCCCGTCGGCATCGACATCGAACCGGTCGCCGACCGCGCGATTGCCGACGTGGCGTTGACCGAGGCCGAAACGGCACTCGTCGAGGCCGCGCCGGACCGCCCGGAGCTGCTGATCCGCCTGTGGACGGCGAAGGAGGCGGTGGCGAAGGCGATCGGCACCGGGCTCGCCGGCCGGCCTCGCCGGTTCGCCGTCACCGACGTCGACGGATCCGGCTGCACCGTCACCGTGGACGGCCGGCGCTGGCCGGTCCGGCACCGGATTCTCGACGAGCCCGGGGGCCGCTACGTCGTCGCCTGGACCACCGCACCACCGAACCGAGGAGGAACCCCGTGA